The following proteins are encoded in a genomic region of Terriglobia bacterium:
- the menC gene encoding o-succinylbenzoate synthase, producing MKIDEITFTHVRIPLIEPFRISSGCVSVKEGIVVALHSDGLVGFGESSPMGGSFYSADTPEKCWTELCARVAPAIVGHSCETLDEWNRALDEVQAGNFTKTGVETALWDLFAKMQNKPLHRLLGGNRNTVESGLAVGLYDDIDHTLSVIERYLESGYRRVKLKIEPGRDVAIVEAVRRAFGDIPLFVDANGAYTAAQVNVFRELDEFNLMMFEQPYPGSFLEELAELQDRVQTPICLDESLETVEQLLEAIRLGSFRIANFKIQRVGGFHHALEMDRVCRQHGIKAWVGSMPELGIGQAQGAALATLDNFTYPTDVEASDRWFRDDIISPQLQVRGGCIQLPEDPGLGWKIDREKMLEYAIASRTFSEN from the coding sequence TTGAAAATTGACGAAATTACTTTTACCCACGTTCGTATCCCTCTCATCGAACCCTTCAGAATCAGCTCTGGTTGTGTGTCGGTCAAGGAGGGAATTGTTGTCGCCCTTCATTCCGACGGCTTGGTTGGTTTCGGGGAATCATCTCCCATGGGCGGCAGTTTCTATTCCGCCGATACTCCGGAGAAATGCTGGACGGAATTATGTGCGCGGGTTGCGCCGGCGATTGTCGGGCACAGTTGTGAAACGCTCGATGAATGGAACCGGGCATTGGACGAAGTGCAAGCCGGCAATTTCACCAAGACCGGCGTGGAAACAGCACTTTGGGACTTGTTCGCGAAGATGCAAAACAAACCTCTGCATCGCTTACTCGGCGGAAATAGAAACACGGTCGAGTCCGGTCTGGCAGTCGGATTGTATGACGATATTGACCATACCCTCTCCGTAATCGAACGTTATCTCGAGAGCGGCTATCGCAGAGTGAAGTTGAAAATCGAGCCGGGCCGCGATGTGGCGATAGTAGAAGCCGTCAGGCGTGCGTTCGGCGATATTCCTTTGTTCGTGGATGCAAATGGCGCCTACACCGCCGCGCAAGTGAATGTTTTTCGCGAGTTGGATGAATTCAATCTGATGATGTTCGAGCAGCCTTACCCAGGCTCTTTTCTCGAAGAATTGGCGGAGCTGCAGGACCGGGTTCAGACGCCGATTTGCTTAGACGAGAGCCTCGAGACCGTAGAACAGCTTCTCGAGGCGATCCGCCTTGGCAGCTTCCGAATCGCAAATTTCAAAATCCAGCGTGTCGGAGGATTTCATCACGCTCTAGAAATGGACCGGGTCTGCCGCCAGCATGGCATCAAAGCATGGGTCGGCTCCATGCCGGAGCTCGGTATCGGCCAGGCGCAGGGAGCCGCTCTTGCGACTCTCGACAATTTCACTTATCCGACCGATGTGGAAGCAAGCGACCGTTGGTTTCGGGATGATATTATTTCGCCTCAGCTCCAGGTTCGAGGAGGCTGCATTCAGTTGCCGGAGGATCCGGGCCTCGGATGGAAAATCGATCGAGAAAAGATGCTTGAGTATGCAATAGCTTCCAGGACCTTTTCAGAGAACTAA
- a CDS encoding TIM barrel protein → MRDTGFIGVRLTGFPGILKTYSLTASQLEREISRRNLQVATISFGGRVNDPSQHKQVVAKAREAMNFLKGFGANHLVVFPPERVSEGHDVDRAFRAMCKGFDLIGEAAGEMGFQAGVHNHLGEMVQGPEEVDKCMQLTDPKLFNFAPDTGHLRLAGCDVVRTFNKYRNRLVFMDYKDARWTQPAADLVLPNGKTHKKDSSDAKFFESIYDLGDGDIDFPSCHRILKEIGYKGWICVDLDRTRNGPLASYKRCGKYIVDRLEPIYS, encoded by the coding sequence ATGCGCGATACCGGATTCATCGGTGTGCGGCTCACGGGTTTTCCCGGCATTCTGAAGACGTATAGTTTGACTGCGTCACAGCTTGAACGCGAAATATCGCGGCGTAACCTGCAGGTTGCGACGATTTCGTTCGGCGGACGGGTGAACGATCCATCGCAACACAAGCAGGTGGTTGCTAAGGCGAGAGAGGCGATGAACTTTCTTAAGGGATTCGGCGCTAACCACCTGGTAGTCTTTCCGCCGGAGCGCGTTTCCGAAGGCCACGATGTCGATAGGGCGTTCAGAGCAATGTGCAAAGGATTCGATCTAATCGGTGAAGCTGCCGGTGAAATGGGTTTCCAGGCAGGCGTTCACAATCATCTTGGGGAGATGGTACAAGGTCCGGAAGAGGTTGACAAATGCATGCAGTTGACTGACCCTAAATTATTCAACTTCGCCCCGGATACCGGCCATTTACGCCTCGCCGGTTGTGATGTCGTAAGAACATTCAATAAGTACCGGAATCGGTTGGTATTCATGGATTATAAGGATGCTCGCTGGACGCAGCCCGCAGCCGATCTGGTTCTACCCAACGGCAAAACTCATAAAAAGGATTCGTCGGATGCGAAGTTCTTCGAGAGTATCTACGATCTGGGCGACGGCGACATCGATTTTCCTTCCTGTCATCGCATTTTGAAAGAAATAGGCTACAAGGGCTGGATCTGCGTCGACCTCGATCGAACTCGCAACGGCCCGCTTGCGAGTTATAAACGGTGTGGCAAGTACATTGTCGACCGCCTGGAGCCAATATACTCGTAA
- a CDS encoding aminotransferase class V-fold PLP-dependent enzyme — MRAAKQEAARYFVDIFELQRAAGKRLAELSGAESGMVTSGSAGAMASAAAACMAGTDPAKIWQLPNTTGLKNEIVMFGGRSAFDSALRLTGAKLVVTHTSEELQSAIGPNTAMIYTTRLGESLEKAIAIAKQSQVPLLLDDAAGIPPIENLRLYAKMGVDLFCFSGGKGLGGPQCSGLLLGRKDLIEAALANTSPWEGAICRAMKVGKEEVMGCLAAVEAWTKYDLEALNSEWNRRVKRIAAIVETVPGVTTSVKIPDGGNRYPTLTVSWDESAWKFGVADCDRELRNGEPRIEVLTDSNPSLVPAVKEGDPKAPREKNKLQIISMTMQTGEEMIVGRRLRQILTTARANAKA; from the coding sequence GTGCGCGCCGCAAAGCAAGAGGCCGCGCGGTACTTTGTAGATATCTTTGAGCTGCAACGAGCAGCAGGCAAGCGCTTGGCGGAACTCTCAGGGGCTGAATCGGGCATGGTGACATCGGGTTCGGCGGGTGCGATGGCCTCCGCCGCCGCAGCTTGCATGGCGGGCACTGATCCAGCCAAAATCTGGCAGCTTCCGAATACGACTGGGCTAAAAAACGAAATCGTCATGTTTGGCGGGCGCAGCGCTTTCGATAGCGCCCTGCGACTGACCGGCGCCAAGTTGGTTGTCACTCATACGTCCGAAGAGCTGCAGTCTGCCATCGGCCCCAACACGGCGATGATCTACACCACACGATTGGGAGAAAGCCTCGAGAAGGCGATCGCAATTGCAAAACAGTCACAGGTCCCGCTACTTCTGGACGACGCCGCCGGAATTCCTCCGATCGAGAACCTGCGGCTCTACGCCAAGATGGGCGTCGATTTGTTTTGCTTCAGCGGGGGAAAGGGTCTAGGCGGACCGCAATGTTCAGGGCTGCTGCTTGGCAGAAAGGATTTGATCGAGGCCGCGCTCGCGAACACCAGTCCGTGGGAAGGTGCAATCTGTCGTGCTATGAAAGTCGGCAAGGAAGAGGTCATGGGTTGCCTGGCGGCCGTGGAAGCTTGGACGAAATATGATCTCGAAGCCCTCAATAGCGAATGGAATCGGCGTGTCAAACGAATTGCCGCAATAGTTGAAACAGTACCCGGGGTAACCACCAGTGTCAAAATTCCAGACGGCGGGAATCGCTACCCGACGCTCACTGTTAGTTGGGACGAGAGCGCGTGGAAGTTTGGTGTTGCGGACTGTGATCGTGAGTTGCGGAATGGGGAGCCGCGGATCGAAGTTTTGACAGATTCCAACCCGAGCCTTGTCCCCGCGGTGAAAGAAGGCGATCCGAAGGCTCCCCGCGAGAAGAACAAACTGCAGATCATATCGATGACCATGCAGACTGGGGAAGAGATGATCGTTGGGCGCCGGCTTCGGCAAATCTTAACAACTGCGCGAGCAAATGCGAAGGCATGA